TGGTCCTATTGATAGCGCAGCACAACGTATTTCAATAGCTGGTTTTTTCAATAAATCGGCTGGTATCATTGTACCTATCCTTTTCGGAACACTCTTTTTAAAAGATGCTCAAAAAGTAACAGCAAAATTAGAAGCAACAACGGATCTGGTCCAAAAGAATGCGATCTTAGATGATCTTCTTCAACGCGTACACACGCCATACATCTCTCTTGCAATTATATTCGTTGCCTTCGCAATATTCTTAAAGTTCACTCACCTGCCTGAGGTCGATATGGATGCAGAAGAAGAAAGCAGCGCAGAAAGCGGAACTGTTGCGGCAAAGAAAACATCGATATTTCAATATCCACATTTGTTCTTGGGCGCTTTGGCAATTTTCTTCTGTGTAGCGGTCGAAGTTATGGCGGGAGATATCATTGGCGTCTATGCACGCGAACTGAAAGTTGATCCCTTCTTTACGACCTACGCAACAGCATTTACACTATCTTGCATGTTGATCGGTTATATTATCGGTATTATCTCCATTCCAAGATTTGTATCACAACAAATGGCCCTACGCATTTGCACAATCATTGGTATCACATTCACCGTTATTTCTGTTTTCACAACTGGTACAACATCATTTATATTTGTTGCCTTGTTAGGAATCGCGAACTCCCTCATGTGGCCAGCCATCTTCCCGCTAGGAATTAAAGGTCTGGGAAAATTCACAAAAACAGGATCAGCAATTATGATTATGGGTATTGCTGGTGGAGCGATATGGCCTTTGATCTACGGGCTGTTAAAAGATCATTTACATATTGATTTTCAACATGCATTCCTATATGCAATGGTACCAGGCTATCTATACATTATGTATTTCTCTATAGCAGGTCATAAAGTTGGAAAAACGAATTAACGTAAATCCATCTTATATTTTAAGAAAAAAAGGCATCTAAAAATAGATGCCTTTTTTTCTTAAAATTCTTCCTACTTTTAGGATATAGATGCTGTAAGAGCCATTAAATACTACAGCCAAGCTATAATCAGATTTTCTGTTTTCAACAGGAGAGTAGAAAACATGATCAAATACATATCAACAGCACGTTGAACCACAGGATTAAGCATACAACAACAAACAAACAATAATACAGATGAAAAAGAATCTTTTTGCAATTGCCATTGCCGCAACAATGATGTTTACGGCCAACGAATCTTTTGCTCAGCTAAAGCTACCTGCAGCAAGTAGCTCACAGACAGTTACACAAGGATTGGGTATTGAAAACGTAACCCTTAATTACAGCAGACCTAGCATGAACGGCCGTAAGATCTTTGGCGATCTTGTTCCTTATAATGAAGTATGGCGTACAGGAGCAAATACCAATACCACATTAACCTTTGAAGGTGACGTTGAGTTGAATGGCCATAAGCTTTCTGCTGGAACCTACGCTCTTTTCACAATCCCGAACAAATCAGAGTGGACCATCATCATCAGTAAAAACACCAAACAATGGGGTGCCTATACCTATAAACAAACTGAAGATGCCTTACGCTTCAATGTTAAACCGCAGACCTTAGCAAATCCAGTGGAGACATTTACCATTTCTTTTGATAATGTTACACCTACAGGTGCTGTATTGAATCTGGCTTGGGAAAAAACGTCCGTAAAGGTTGATCTCAAAGTCAATCAACAGGCTAAAATATTAGCTTCCATCGACGAGGCTATGAAGGGTGAGAAAAAACCTTATTTTGCCGCAGCCCAATATTACTTCAGTAATAATTTAGATCTAAATAAAGCACTAAGCTGGTTTGACGAAGCTGCCAAAGCTCAACCTAAAGCTGCTCACGTCCTATATTGGAAAGCAAAAGCGCAATTAAAAGCTGGTGATAAAAAAGGTGCGATAGAAACAGCAACCAAAGGTCTTGAAGTTGCCACAGCAGATAAAAATAGTGAGTACATCAAATTGAACACACAAGTGATCAACGCCGCAAAAAAATAGGTATCTCTATCTAAAATGCCCCCAGAAAGCATCTAACTTTTTGGGGGCATTCCATTTAAGACCTTTTTTACAGCTCGGCTTTTAGTTTTATAACTCGTCTTTTAGCAATTGCTCAAGTTCTTCTGGTGAAACGTTCATATTGACGTTTCCATCCTTCGCAAAAGATATCTCACCAGTCTCTTCAGAGACGATAACGGCAATCGCATCCGAGATTTCCGTCACTCCAATTGCAGCGCGATGCCGTAGTCCGAATTGCAGCGGTAAATCCTCACTATCTGACAATGGAAGCACACAAGATGCTGTCATAATCTTAAAATCAACAATAACGACTGCACCATCATGCAATGGGCTATTTTTATGAAATATACTTTCAATCAAGCGCTTGGAGATATGGGCATCAATATACTCCCCGCTGCTCTGATAATATTCCTCGTCAAAATACTTTGAGAAAACTAATAGAGCTCCCGTCCGTGTACGCGACATGCTTCTACAGGCTTCGATAACGGGTTTTAGGTCCTCCGTCAAATCTTTCTGTATTGCCTTCTTATTCCCGATAAACGACCAAAAAACTTTCTTCCGTTTCATGGATATATTCTTTCCCACGTGCAGTAAGAACCGCCTGATTTCCTGTTGGAACACGACAATCAATGCAATGGACCCGACAGATATAAAACCGCCAAATATTTCGGTCAGCAAGCGCATATGCATCTGTTTGACGACAATATAAACGCCATAAAACAGTGCTACGCCAATCAGGATATTAACAGCAATGGTCCCTCTAATCAAACTATAGATATAGTAGATAATAATCGCTACCAATATGATATCAATAACGTCCAATAGGCGAAAGCCGCTAAACAGGCTATAGTCGATTCCATCCATATATGCAAGTTAAAAAAAAATAGATATTATTTGTATTTTTACATCATAACATACAGGAAAATGACTAGACTTTCAGTAAATATCAATAAAATCGCAACGCTCAGAAATTCTAGAGGTGGCAATAACCCCAATCTAGTATCTGCGGCATTAGCCTGTGAACGTTTTGGCGCTCAAGGTATCACTGTGCATCCACGACCTGATGAAAGACATATTCGATATCAGGATGTTTTTGATCTAAAAGCAGAAATCCAGACCGAACTCAATATTGAAGGGAATTGCCAAGAACAGAAGTTTATTGACCTAGTATTGGCCAATAAACCAGCACAAGTAACCTTAGTACCCGATACCGAAGGACAATTAACCTCTAACCATGGCTGGGATACCATTAAAAACAAAGCCTACTTACAAGATATGTGCAAATTGTTCAAAGATGCTGGTATACGTGTCTCCATCTTTGTTGATCCGGTCGAAGAAATGGTAGAGGCCGCGGCCGAAACAGGAACAGATCGCATTGAGCTCTATACAGAAGGATTTGCTACGGAGTATGGCTTCGATAAAGAACTTGCGATAAAACCCTATTTCAAAGCTGCATTAAAAGCACGTGAAGTTGGATTAGGTCTAAATGCGGGCCATGACTTAGATCTCAACAACCTGCAATATTTCAACCAACATATCCCCGAACTCCTGGAAGTCAGCATAGGCCATGCGCTCATTTCGGATGCACTATACTTAGGGTTAGAGGAAACGATCAAACGTTATCTTGCTTGTTTGAAGTAATGCAACGTTCAGTAAAGAGCATTCATCAGTCAGCACCGTTGTGATTGAGAAACTGCAAAAATATTCATTAAAACCTTCGTAATTTCGCTGTCACCAGCAGCTGCAAACGAGATCACAAAGGTTTTCTCTTGCCGAGAGAAAACACAGATTCATAAAAAAGGGCTTTCTCAATGAAAGCCCTTTTTTATTGCACCCCAAATAGCGGTGTTATTGCTCAACTTGCAGTTGCTAATGAATTCCTTTAAAGATACGGTTCCAGCGAATTTTCGAAAGCCCTGTACCAATCTCATCCCAGCTCATCCAAGTAAATAAAGCCTTTCCGACCACATGATCTTCGGGAACAAATCCCCAACCTCTTGAGTCGAGCGAATTATGGCGATTGTCACCCATCATCCAAAAATAGTCCATTTTAAACGTATAATGGTCTGCTTTCACATCATTGATATAGATCCCATCCGAACGTTTTTCTAACTTATTGTTTTCATAAACACGGATAGCTCTTTCATAAATGGGCAGAGTCTGTGCATTTAATGCCACTGTCCATCCTTTTTTCGGGATTAAAATCGGTCCAAAATTGTCAAAATCCCATTTGTATTGTGGATCGTACGGATAAGCACCTTCACCAACGGGACTTCTTCTGATTTCTTTGACATTCGACCATGATTTTACTATAGCTA
The Sphingobacterium multivorum genome window above contains:
- a CDS encoding pyridoxine 5'-phosphate synthase, yielding MTRLSVNINKIATLRNSRGGNNPNLVSAALACERFGAQGITVHPRPDERHIRYQDVFDLKAEIQTELNIEGNCQEQKFIDLVLANKPAQVTLVPDTEGQLTSNHGWDTIKNKAYLQDMCKLFKDAGIRVSIFVDPVEEMVEAAAETGTDRIELYTEGFATEYGFDKELAIKPYFKAALKAREVGLGLNAGHDLDLNNLQYFNQHIPELLEVSIGHALISDALYLGLEETIKRYLACLK
- a CDS encoding DUF2911 domain-containing protein, with the protein product MKKNLFAIAIAATMMFTANESFAQLKLPAASSSQTVTQGLGIENVTLNYSRPSMNGRKIFGDLVPYNEVWRTGANTNTTLTFEGDVELNGHKLSAGTYALFTIPNKSEWTIIISKNTKQWGAYTYKQTEDALRFNVKPQTLANPVETFTISFDNVTPTGAVLNLAWEKTSVKVDLKVNQQAKILASIDEAMKGEKKPYFAAAQYYFSNNLDLNKALSWFDEAAKAQPKAAHVLYWKAKAQLKAGDKKGAIETATKGLEVATADKNSEYIKLNTQVINAAKK
- a CDS encoding sugar MFS transporter — encoded protein: MTTNPNVGKTAFRPMAICCGLFFILGFITWANGTLIPFLKIACNLETDLQAFFVTFASYIAYFFLALPSSVIIKKIGFQNGLVVSLIILGLGSLIFIPAADNRSYGLFLTGIFIQGSGMALLQTAVNPYLSIIGPIDSAAQRISIAGFFNKSAGIIVPILFGTLFLKDAQKVTAKLEATTDLVQKNAILDDLLQRVHTPYISLAIIFVAFAIFLKFTHLPEVDMDAEEESSAESGTVAAKKTSIFQYPHLFLGALAIFFCVAVEVMAGDIIGVYARELKVDPFFTTYATAFTLSCMLIGYIIGIISIPRFVSQQMALRICTIIGITFTVISVFTTGTTSFIFVALLGIANSLMWPAIFPLGIKGLGKFTKTGSAIMIMGIAGGAIWPLIYGLLKDHLHIDFQHAFLYAMVPGYLYIMYFSIAGHKVGKTN
- the cdaA gene encoding diadenylate cyclase CdaA, whose product is MDGIDYSLFSGFRLLDVIDIILVAIIIYYIYSLIRGTIAVNILIGVALFYGVYIVVKQMHMRLLTEIFGGFISVGSIALIVVFQQEIRRFLLHVGKNISMKRKKVFWSFIGNKKAIQKDLTEDLKPVIEACRSMSRTRTGALLVFSKYFDEEYYQSSGEYIDAHISKRLIESIFHKNSPLHDGAVVIVDFKIMTASCVLPLSDSEDLPLQFGLRHRAAIGVTEISDAIAVIVSEETGEISFAKDGNVNMNVSPEELEQLLKDEL